The Aedes albopictus strain Foshan chromosome 2, AalbF5, whole genome shotgun sequence region TGGGACACTCGAGATTTATTACTGTTtctgttttattatttttattatgtattacgtATGCTGAGGTAATTTATATGCACGGTCGGAATTTTGATCTTCGACTGTTCAATGTAAATGTGTATTTATAGGAATTTACAGAATTTTTAGGAACTTTAGAAAAAAGgtcaataaaataatttaagGCAGTCATGAAAAATTGAAGAACGCAATGAGAAGCCATATTTTTTAACTAGTTTATTGAATATTCACTTAGCTTGTGTCAAGTTCGTCAAGTTTCCGCAAGTTCGTCAAGTATTTACTAGTTCGTCGAAATGCAAATCCAAAAATATAAGCAGACTGAAAACAGTGGCAGGAAGACCATGTCAAAACGTAAATAATCTGCTCTAGCTCCTAATGTTTCTGATCTTGTTGCTATTGTCTCTACCAGGCTCAAAAGTTTCGCAATCGTGTCTTCGATTTCAACCAGCAGTCTGCCAGCCATTTCACAGGTTTCACTCAGTCCTCGCACCTTGTCCTGTTGCTCGCTCAACGACTTGAAAATTTCCCGATTCTGTTCTTTAACGGCCAGCCACCTCCGATCCGCCTTCCGGATCGAGAAATAATCACTCTCGAGGCAGCACACATTATGTTCGAACCTCCTACAGACTACTCGATCTTGTTGCCGCACAAATTTCACCCGAGTATGTATCTCCGACAGCCAGTTGCAGCTCCAATGGTTTCGGTCACCATACAAGTTCAACGCTTCACCCTGGTAGACATTTTTGTTGAAACCTTCCACGTATTCCAGTTTGTTGTCGTTCAGGTACAATTTTTTTAGCTTAGGCATTTCAATACCAAACAAATCCAGCTGCTGTAGACGACACGATTCAAGCCGTAGAACTTCCAGTGCGGGTAAGATGGCAGGGGCCAAAGACCCTATCAACAGGTTGTTGAACTGGAGTTCCAGAACCTTCAGCTTCGTTAGTCCGTTGAAGTGGCTCATTTCGACGTATTCTAACATATTGTGGCTTAAGTTTAGTTCTTCTAGAGATCGTAATTGTCCAAAATTTCGAGGAATGCGCTTCAACAAATTCTGGTGTAGATCCAGTTTGAGTAATTTTGGTAAGTCTACTGTATCAATCgaaatatttccaataaaattgtAACTCAAGTCCACAAAATCCAGTTCTTCCAATCCATTAAACTcagtaaaattgatttttttcagcaagttATACGCCATGTCCAATGACTTCAATGGTTTTAACTGATCAATCCTCTGTGGAATTTCACTGATTTCAGTTTCCCTTAAGACGAGGGTATGCATAGCATATCCATCTTTGCCCGTTTTTCCGATGACAACCTGCCGTGTTTGACACCCAGTAACCAGCAAGCTTTCCaacattggaggaatttccaccaCATACATAACCGAATCGTAGATATGTACCTTCTGGAGACGTGGTTTTGATGAGAAGAAGTCCACCAAAGGGAACGATCCGTTAACACCAACCAGTCTGAACTTTTCGAACTCAGGGGGAAGTATCACAGAAGATAGGTCGATGGAGCTGATGTTCCATTTTTGCTCCGATATCACAATCTCGCACAAATCTTTGGTAGATGAATTTTGGTCATCCTTGCTAGTGGTATCACAATTGATCTCTGTACCGTGGGACACAGCATTCGCGGAGATCAGAAGCGCAAGTGAACTGTAAATATACACGAGAATCTTGAGTAAATTCAGATTAACTATGGACAGTATGAATTACATGATGATTCGTGGGATCATCTCTAAGGCAGCTGACGGAGACAACTAAACTAATTGAGATTTCGATCAATATACAAGATGTCTATGATGGCGAGCCACTATTATCATCAGGAAATTGAACAATATTTTCAAACAGAAAGCCAGCTTATTGTAAAAGCAAGACAAAAAGCACTCGTACATCGGATCGAACTAGTATAGAATTTAATCGGTTCTAAACCGTGAGCTACAGTCTTTTGTCTCATATACCTTTTGACTGCGGGCGTACTTCGTTATTTACATCATTTCCCGAATAGAAATTACGATGCAGTCGACATAAGCATTTGAAATCAATACATTAAATTCTATAATATTTTGCATTCAGAACTCCGTTCGACTGTCGATAGCATTATTCACCTGTTTCCGCCCAGCATcctattacccaagtaacacaacatgttctatagtaattatttcgactccaatatgaccagttactgtgttttggttcatagcaataaaaccgtttttcagacagatatatgaccgaaaaagcgcagaaggtggagcttcggcaacatatttgtgatgttataatcatgttctatatgaatcaaagcatacttaataatgtttcttagtatgttttacaGTGCATAATTCTGACGACTTTCAATAAACACCCTACACGTCTTCTTTTTCTAATTGAGGATGAAAATTCAGTTTCTTTTCTTAAGCGTAATCAATATTTGTTGCATAACCGTATTCAAATatgtttcaaaatgtcaaaaaaaaaactattcaagttcaaaatatggcttgcgatattatttcagctaaactattccaacttaaaattggctttccatgaccagaaattgtggtgcgagtcattttttctggtgaaataggcatttgtacttcaataaatttaatgcgccttataaacacgtatatttgaaggataataaaataaaacaaattaaaaccatcgttttacttgagcatgtgtaacctaaagtgctttgttttcctaaataatatttctaaatcctgcaaaaaaaaatcatacatcatggataaaaatgggatatttgactggatattttattaatattaaaagtattaacgaaaaaataaatggcatacttggacacggcatgctaaatgattcgagatatgattagaaattagcttaatgcttaccaatctggaaaatttgtaaatgtaaattgagaatattctttttacaatgtcatacatgtagccatcacaatttatatggatatgaatgaagaaattttaaagtgacttacacatgcaaaattgatatttgcagcggaagctctaaataaataactgcacagcaaataattttgtaatatccaggcgcgtaatttctggcgacgtataCAATTTCGAATGTAATTTcactctgttgcatcgttttccaacaattatcacactcaccatgtacaccgtaGTTGGCACcgaaaagtgtcaacaaacccattccagcagatacctagaaacagtatcatatttatcttcCTCCTTTTAACtcagtgaaatagccgagaggtaagggatgtgcctcacaatcaacggatctgtgTTCGAATCTATGCCAATagtttacttatatatgattaatctatcgattcggttctagcgattgctagacccactttcaagctacggcggctaatttgctgcgtgaaaagaatgtaatctgtacatcacttttaccacgcgactgatgtgcagcgaaaatgatgtgatatcacaagattttttttgctgtgtgtggaagtgctcgtagactaacaataagctgagaagcaggctttggtccagtgttgacaacgtcagaagaagaagaaaatatatttcacatttcgggctgattttataaacgaaaatttgacaggaggtagtgtcactacctcgtgaaaatcaatatcattatcggttcgtaaaatgggtaattttgcttaaaaaaggcggtgaaagtcgataagaatttccatctagaaaaattatacactactagtttttccaggatgataaaatttatgtgtgccgtcgagccaattgaaattttattaattaatacaatcaaaattgtagAGTATTGGCACGGTAAAAATatagtttttattcttaatttattacatattgaacatcatatcgacatttttatgatcggtagtgtaacatagcctagtgactttagtttatgttacatatgtttgtTTACCTATTGAAAAAACATAAATATGActtgatgtaaacaaacaaaacatatgatgtttaacaaaaacttcatcgaaaacaagtattgaaagacagactgaaaatgttactcatatatgacttatgaaacatactAAACATGTCATCATGCtacacatgtttgcatacatactgcagaaaccctgaatatgacttcataagaacatatgaaacatattatgtttcgacagaacttaaccaaaacacgtattggaagtaagactgaaaatatgactctaatacgacttatcaaacatattgagtctgttgagctgtagaggggctttttgtttatcgtgtggtaggcatgaagaaattcaaggaagtttcctttgctatctacgtcactattgaccccattaaatagtagcaaacttataccattattataaatagcaaaacaaatccTTCTGATAGTGCTACGAGTTAACATAAGTGGTCTGAAGTGGTCTTTAAAGAAactatttcaggaaaaaatgtgagctgcaaaatattgtgatagtttatatatttattacaataatcgggtaagttggacggcagtagtatagagaagaatctattgaaagtTCGCGTGCAATACAGGAAATATGTTGTAATGTAAAACCCAATAAATTGGAGTGTTGTAATGTATTTGCATTTTTTAGCGAAAcgttaagatatgacgaagccacagctcgaattttcatgagcacaaatctaaagttcctaccgagaatatgtttgatgaacatattaagacaaatataaaacttaatcagacttgtcatattgcggcaaaataaacgttattagaacatatccaacaaaattgatatcaagatgtcagatttgtttgaaaagacaaaatatttactcaaatacgactttttaataagagatcattgaagactagtttttggaattatgaatatgacttatacaagacaacatttgttttcaaaaactttgaaacaactgttataggacaaaatgattagtttaagacttctgattatgttttcggtgttacttgggtaactcttaaccctttggagccggaggtgtcatatatgaccccaacatagaaacggctgtataaattcgccCATTCGCTAAAACAgattactgtcttcggcaaagttgttgcaaattgagtcatgTATTAGAAAAAAATGggaatacagtggggacccgattttgtcagcccccgattttgtcagctttttgacccgattttgtcagccttttttgaagtaaaaaaataaatttgtatttcattcagaatttcaattttataatcattattaatgcagcTGATGTCTTTAGGTgccatagaaaaattacgcaatgaacaaaactcgtgtaacttttgaaaacggccaaacttgttttgcaaactaccacattgaggcaattttagcACCAACCCTCGCAAATGTTTTGAACcattattgttttaaattgctaaaagattccttccgtctctctttttggcgtaacgttccaactgggacacagcctgctcctcagcttatttTACGAGAACTCTTAAACATTTTAACTGggatcccccacagccaatgtttattttacatttttacatatatcgtgtggtagtcatgaagatatatCTATATATGAAGATATATCTatatattttatacacaaggtggTTAAGAAAATGTTgattatgaaatggattctgagctaaccgggaatcaaactcctCACCCTCAACATGGTTTTGCACGTGCAATcagcgcttaccacatcggctatatgggcttaaagactattcttctgaatttcctcaggaacagaacaaacaataaacgctgcctttTGTTGCgattacaagtcaatccatttacttctttccggcatctctgggattcctctaggtttacttgtttagattgatccagatagactaacatt contains the following coding sequences:
- the LOC109421525 gene encoding uncharacterized protein LOC109421525, which encodes MIPRIIISLALLISANAVSHGTEINCDTTSKDDQNSSTKDLCEIVISEQKWNISSIDLSSVILPPEFEKFRLVGVNGSFPLVDFFSSKPRLQKVHIYDSVMYVVEIPPMLESLLVTGCQTRQVVIGKTGKDGYAMHTLVLRETEISEIPQRIDQLKPLKSLDMAYNLLKKINFTEFNGLEELDFVDLSYNFIGNISIDTVDLPKLLKLDLHQNLLKRIPRNFGQLRSLEELNLSHNMLEYVEMSHFNGLTKLKVLELQFNNLLIGSLAPAILPALEVLRLESCRLQQLDLFGIEMPKLKKLYLNDNKLEYVEGFNKNVYQGEALNLYGDRNHWSCNWLSEIHTRVKFVRQQDRVVCRRFEHNVCCLESDYFSIRKADRRWLAVKEQNREIFKSLSEQQDKVRGLSETCEMAGRLLVEIEDTIAKLLSLVETIATRSETLGARADYLRFDMVFLPLFSVCLYFWICISTN